The nucleotide window TCGATCCGTCGATCCAGTGAAGCCGTACTGATCGCTGCAATTTCGGCCATTTCATCGCCGAAGAACTTCTCCGGCCAGTTCTCGATCTCACCCCACTCGTTCAATTCGAGATCGTTGAGTTCGGCCGCGCCGTTGTTTGTCTGAACGAAGTACAGCATTAGCTCGCTTGACGCGACGGTACCCTCGGCCACGCGTCGCTGGAAGCGTCGCAGCAGATGTTCACTGTGACTTTCCACAATGATTTGGACGCGACGATGTTCAGCTACGGCTAGCATCAGATCCGCCAGACGACTTTGAACGGACGGGTGAAGGTGAATCTCCGGCTGTTCCATCAAGACGATGGAGTCTTCGGGGACATAGTGTGTGCTGGGCAGCGTTCAGATCGGGTGGGTTCAAGTCCCACTGGCGCTCGGGTAAGGGGCGTCATATCCAAAAGTGGGGGTAATTCCTCACTGGCCGGAGTGAGTCGATAGGCGAGACCCTAAACGGGCACGAAGC belongs to Deltaproteobacteria bacterium and includes:
- a CDS encoding DUF3696 domain-containing protein, which translates into the protein MVLMEQPEIHLHPSVQSRLADLMLAVAEHRRVQIIVESHSEHLLRRFQRRVAEGTVASSELMLYFVQTNNGAAELNDLELNEWGEIENWPEKFFGDEMAEIAAISTASLDRRIEAEARTGTSK